One window from the genome of bacterium HR11 encodes:
- a CDS encoding Alpha-monoglucosyldiacylglycerol synthase, with protein sequence MRILMLAPEPFFTPRGTPFSVLHRLKALSDLGHQVDLVTYPFGEDVALPGVRIVRCARPPGVRSVPIGPSLRKIWLDLSLYQTARRLLRSERYDVVHTHEEASLIGAWWQKRYGLPHLYDMHSLLSQQMHNFGVPLARVAAWVWRGFERWAIRHTRALIAICDELAHVVRRLRPDLPYEVIENVGVAEFIEQVSDDEVRRVRQAVNPDGHYLVAYIGTFEPYQGLDMLLEAIARWKADSDGSAVRWVLAGVEPERYAEWADRLRALDLEDCVRLLPRMSPQEAAALQKAADLLVSPRRAGTNTPLKIYSYLAAGRPILATRHPTHTQVLTDEVALLVEPSAEGLLAGLRYALGHPDEVERRARRAVEYFRARYSYAAYLEKTARIVEVAARREGAKAIG encoded by the coding sequence ATGCGGATCCTGATGTTGGCCCCGGAGCCGTTCTTCACGCCCCGGGGGACGCCCTTTTCGGTCCTTCACCGGCTGAAGGCCCTCAGCGACCTGGGCCATCAGGTCGACCTCGTCACGTACCCCTTTGGGGAGGACGTCGCCCTGCCGGGCGTGCGGATCGTGCGCTGTGCCCGACCGCCCGGCGTGCGCAGTGTTCCCATCGGGCCGTCCCTGCGCAAGATCTGGCTGGACCTCAGCTTGTATCAAACCGCCCGGCGCCTCCTCCGGTCTGAACGCTACGACGTCGTCCACACCCACGAGGAAGCCTCCCTCATCGGCGCGTGGTGGCAGAAACGGTATGGCCTGCCCCATCTGTACGACATGCACTCCCTGCTGAGTCAGCAGATGCACAACTTCGGTGTCCCCCTGGCCCGAGTCGCCGCCTGGGTCTGGCGGGGATTCGAACGGTGGGCGATTCGCCACACGCGTGCGCTCATTGCCATCTGCGATGAGCTGGCGCATGTCGTCCGCCGCCTGCGACCGGACTTACCCTACGAAGTCATCGAAAACGTCGGCGTCGCCGAATTCATCGAGCAAGTCTCCGACGATGAGGTCCGCCGGGTCCGCCAGGCCGTGAATCCCGACGGCCACTATCTGGTCGCCTATATCGGGACTTTCGAGCCCTATCAGGGTCTGGACATGCTCCTGGAAGCCATCGCCCGTTGGAAGGCTGACTCCGACGGCTCGGCCGTCCGATGGGTCCTGGCGGGCGTCGAACCCGAGCGGTATGCGGAATGGGCGGATCGTTTGCGAGCCTTGGATTTAGAGGACTGTGTTCGGCTCTTACCTCGGATGAGTCCCCAGGAGGCCGCCGCCCTGCAGAAGGCCGCTGACCTCTTGGTGTCGCCCCGGCGGGCCGGGACGAATACGCCCCTGAAGATTTACAGCTATCTCGCCGCCGGGCGGCCGATCCTGGCGACTCGTCATCCGACCCACACACAGGTCCTGACCGACGAGGTCGCCCTCCTCGTCGAGCCGTCGGCCGAAGGGCTCCTGGCCGGCTTGCGGTATGCCCTCGGCCATCCAGACGAGGTCGAGCGCCGGGCTCGGCGGGCCGTCGAGTACTTTCGGGCCCGCTACAGCTATGCCGCCTACTTGGAAAAGACGGCCCG
- the mntB gene encoding Manganese transport system membrane protein MntB, producing MAQVLEFMSTPFLACLVLIGIHAYFGIHVIERGIIFVDLAMAQIAALGGMMAVFFHRTPNSPVGYALSLGAVVLGAFVLAWTRHREQRVPQEAYIGIVYAVATAASILLANWAPEGSEYVKEMLEGIILWVRPRDVALDAAVYGVIGLVHALLFRRFWQISQDYEAARAAGVRVRWWDFVFYVTFGIVVIFSVRVAGVLLVFCFLVIPAVISALFLDGFLPRLLTAYGLGTFITVVGLLASWAYDAPSGPMVAVTFGAALLAAHLVRPWATAASAWRRRLALGGVAAALLVALGILILQVQSGVPAARPTVHVHEPVETAEGPPAKAQTTNRRAFRDAETESQWLVDLYERLLRTSDPAEKADFLREIQRQWPRPPATLPAELKHAPTAWVDRYFWARLMTDWGHPEGLPTLCRLLDDADLATARYRFDIAQTLERQGIHLDYDPLNPDPARYHRAVEQCLAAVGR from the coding sequence ATGGCGCAGGTCCTGGAGTTCATGAGCACGCCCTTCCTGGCGTGTCTGGTCCTGATCGGCATCCATGCCTACTTTGGGATCCACGTGATCGAACGGGGCATCATCTTTGTCGACTTGGCGATGGCCCAGATTGCGGCCCTCGGCGGGATGATGGCCGTGTTTTTCCACCGCACGCCGAACTCGCCCGTGGGCTATGCCCTATCGCTGGGGGCCGTCGTCCTGGGCGCCTTCGTGTTGGCCTGGACACGACACCGGGAACAGCGGGTCCCTCAGGAGGCCTACATCGGGATCGTGTACGCCGTGGCCACAGCGGCCAGCATCCTCTTAGCGAACTGGGCCCCCGAGGGCTCGGAATACGTCAAGGAGATGCTGGAAGGCATTATTCTGTGGGTCCGTCCCCGCGACGTGGCCCTGGATGCGGCCGTATACGGGGTCATCGGCCTGGTCCATGCCCTGCTGTTCCGCCGGTTCTGGCAGATCTCCCAGGACTACGAGGCCGCCCGGGCGGCGGGCGTGCGGGTTCGATGGTGGGACTTCGTGTTCTACGTGACCTTTGGGATCGTCGTCATCTTCTCCGTCCGGGTCGCCGGCGTCCTGCTGGTCTTCTGCTTTTTGGTCATCCCAGCCGTCATCTCGGCCCTGTTCTTGGACGGTTTCCTGCCCCGCCTGCTGACGGCTTATGGCCTGGGGACCTTCATCACGGTCGTCGGCCTGCTGGCCTCGTGGGCCTACGACGCCCCCAGCGGGCCGATGGTCGCCGTGACCTTTGGAGCGGCTTTACTGGCGGCCCACCTCGTCCGTCCGTGGGCTACGGCCGCCTCGGCATGGCGGCGACGCTTGGCCCTGGGCGGCGTGGCGGCGGCCCTCCTCGTCGCCCTCGGTATCCTGATCTTGCAAGTCCAATCGGGGGTCCCAGCGGCCCGGCCCACGGTGCACGTTCACGAACCCGTCGAGACGGCAGAAGGGCCCCCGGCAAAGGCACAGACGACGAATCGCCGGGCCTTTCGGGACGCCGAGACAGAGAGCCAGTGGCTGGTAGACCTTTACGAACGCCTCCTCCGGACTTCGGACCCCGCCGAAAAGGCAGACTTCCTGCGGGAGATCCAGCGTCAGTGGCCTCGGCCGCCGGCGACCCTGCCGGCTGAGCTGAAACATGCACCGACGGCCTGGGTCGACCGCTACTTCTGGGCCCGCCTGATGACTGACTGGGGTCATCCCGAGGGTCTCCCGACCCTCTGTCGGCTCCTGGACGATGCGGACCTGGCGACGGCCCGATACCGGTTCGACATTGCCCAGACCCTCGAACGCCAGGGAATCCACCTGGACTACGACCCCCTGAATCCCGACCCGGCCCGATACCACCGGGCCGTCGAGCAATGCCTGGCGGCCGTCGGGCGATGA
- the psaA gene encoding Manganese ABC transporter substrate-binding lipoprotein encodes MRRLRRIGVIGILVCIVWAQGPPGTAQPKKVRVVATLTNYGFVAQLIGGPYVEVVSIADGTEDPHFVKPKPSYAVLVQNADLFISTGLDLELWEPALLAKAGNARIMPGSPGYVSASAGIRLLEVPAMASRAEGDIHVYGNPHIYTSPWLMKRVAANIAAGLIRVDPAHRDIYEHNLQHFKDEVDRRLFGDALVQMFGGDLLDRLVESGQLISFLRSKTYQGQPLIDRLGGWLKAGLVFRDRKVVCYHKDWIYFATLFGQQIVDYIEPKPGIPPSPQHVAQVIERMQKENVRVLIAAVYFDQEKVRTVAERAGAVPVVIPMGVTAQFPTYWDVVDFWVRSIAEAFQRAGNPGIRESGSPAIREFGRSGRSTIFIPAPLVRAGAGAIRPFGSSAVWG; translated from the coding sequence ATGCGGCGTCTTAGACGGATCGGAGTGATCGGGATCTTGGTCTGCATCGTTTGGGCCCAAGGCCCTCCGGGGACGGCTCAGCCGAAAAAAGTCCGGGTCGTCGCCACGCTGACGAACTATGGGTTTGTGGCCCAGCTCATCGGGGGGCCTTACGTGGAGGTCGTCTCCATCGCCGACGGGACCGAGGACCCCCACTTCGTGAAGCCCAAGCCGAGCTACGCCGTTCTCGTCCAGAATGCGGACCTCTTTATCTCGACAGGCCTCGACCTGGAGCTCTGGGAGCCGGCCCTCCTGGCGAAGGCCGGCAACGCCCGCATCATGCCGGGCAGTCCTGGTTACGTCTCGGCCTCGGCGGGGATCCGACTCCTGGAGGTCCCGGCGATGGCTTCCCGGGCCGAGGGCGACATTCACGTCTACGGGAATCCCCACATCTACACGAGCCCCTGGCTGATGAAGCGGGTCGCCGCCAATATCGCGGCGGGCCTCATCCGGGTCGACCCGGCCCACCGGGACATTTACGAGCACAACCTCCAGCACTTCAAGGACGAGGTCGACCGCCGTCTCTTCGGCGACGCCCTCGTCCAGATGTTCGGGGGCGACCTCCTGGACCGGCTCGTGGAAAGTGGCCAGCTTATCTCTTTCTTGCGGTCCAAGACGTATCAGGGACAGCCTCTCATCGACCGCTTGGGCGGTTGGCTCAAAGCAGGCTTGGTCTTCCGGGACCGGAAGGTCGTGTGCTACCACAAGGACTGGATCTACTTTGCGACCCTCTTCGGTCAGCAGATCGTCGATTACATCGAGCCGAAGCCGGGCATTCCGCCGTCGCCCCAACACGTCGCACAGGTCATCGAGCGGATGCAGAAGGAGAACGTCCGGGTCCTCATCGCCGCCGTTTATTTTGACCAGGAGAAGGTCCGGACCGTCGCCGAGCGGGCCGGGGCCGTGCCGGTTGTCATCCCGATGGGCGTGACGGCCCAGTTCCCGACATACTGGGACGTCGTGGACTTTTGGGTCCGGTCCATCGCCGAGGCCTTCCAACGGGCCGGGAATCCGGGGATCCGGGAATCCGGGAGTCCGGCCATTCGGGAGTTCGGGAGGTCGGGCCGGTCGACTATTTTCATCCCAGCCCCGCTCGTTAGAGCGGGGGCCGGAGCTATCCGGCCGTTCGGGAGTTCGGCCGTCTGGGGATAG